The Pseudomonas baetica genome includes a region encoding these proteins:
- a CDS encoding tyrosine-type recombinase/integrase — protein sequence MAKITIKELESLTANDAGRILREDGNLAGRISVRKDGVSVSFFYRYRWGDQNKEYACGTWPRKSLTDIRKARNQARALIDEQINPNEHKKTAKAQAYAAANVEAEQVETTKVQTLTVQDLAKAWLLDGVARKDGNAELQRRFNKDLYPALGKTAVSSVSEHDIRALIRAVLLRGAHRQAISFFADLTQMFSWARKRQPWRALLIEGDPTELVDISPLIPANYEAERSRILSPAELLELHNRFQQMTADYDALPAGQKYDGIRPLKNETQLALWISLGTLCRIGELLQAEWKNVDLDRQTWFLPSENVKGARGKKQDHHVFLSPFALHFFQELKTLTGDSQWCFPNKQDDGHVDVKVASKQVGDRQARFKHRKALSRRRHDDTLVLADGQNGDWTPHDLRRTGATMMQALGVSLDVIDRCQNHVLAGSRVRRHYLHHDYAEEKKRAWNLLGDRLSAVLSSTYEHPPAESMMSFPAYSATGSLSAP from the coding sequence ATGGCCAAAATCACCATCAAAGAACTCGAGTCGCTGACCGCCAACGATGCCGGCCGAATCCTCCGGGAGGATGGCAATCTGGCCGGTCGAATCTCAGTCCGTAAGGACGGTGTGTCGGTCAGCTTTTTCTATCGTTATCGCTGGGGCGACCAGAACAAAGAGTACGCCTGCGGAACCTGGCCGCGCAAATCCCTGACGGACATCCGCAAGGCCCGTAACCAGGCAAGGGCACTCATTGATGAGCAAATCAATCCCAATGAGCACAAGAAAACCGCCAAGGCACAGGCATACGCCGCGGCTAACGTAGAGGCCGAACAAGTAGAAACGACGAAGGTGCAAACGTTGACCGTCCAGGATCTGGCTAAGGCCTGGTTGTTGGATGGCGTGGCGCGCAAAGATGGTAATGCTGAATTGCAGCGCCGTTTTAACAAGGACCTATACCCGGCACTTGGCAAGACAGCGGTGAGCAGTGTGTCCGAACACGATATTCGGGCGCTGATACGAGCGGTCCTCCTCCGCGGCGCTCACCGGCAAGCCATCAGCTTCTTCGCCGACCTCACTCAGATGTTCAGCTGGGCCAGAAAACGTCAGCCCTGGCGGGCCTTATTGATCGAGGGCGATCCGACGGAACTGGTCGACATCTCCCCATTGATCCCTGCCAACTACGAAGCGGAAAGAAGCCGCATCCTTTCGCCGGCGGAGCTGTTGGAGCTGCACAACCGCTTCCAGCAAATGACCGCCGATTACGACGCCCTCCCCGCGGGCCAAAAATACGACGGCATTCGACCGCTAAAGAACGAAACGCAGCTCGCGCTCTGGATTAGCCTGGGCACGCTGTGCCGGATTGGTGAGTTGCTCCAGGCCGAGTGGAAAAATGTCGACCTGGACCGGCAGACCTGGTTCCTCCCCAGCGAAAACGTCAAAGGCGCCCGGGGCAAGAAACAGGACCACCATGTCTTCCTCTCCCCCTTCGCCCTGCATTTCTTTCAGGAACTCAAGACCCTGACGGGAGACTCCCAGTGGTGCTTTCCGAACAAGCAGGATGATGGACATGTGGACGTAAAGGTGGCGAGCAAACAGGTCGGCGATCGCCAGGCCCGGTTCAAACACCGCAAAGCCCTCTCACGACGGCGTCACGACGACACTCTGGTCCTTGCCGACGGCCAAAACGGCGACTGGACGCCACATGACCTGCGCCGCACGGGCGCGACCATGATGCAAGCTTTGGGTGTCAGTCTGGACGTTATCGATCGCTGTCAAAACCATGTGCTGGCTGGCTCTCGGGTGAGGCGCCACTACCTGCATCACGATTATGCCGAAGAGAAGAAACGCGCCTGGAACCTGTTGGGCGATCGACTCAGTGCTGTGTTGTCCTCGACCTACGAGCATCCACCGGCTGAGTCGATGATGTCTTTTCCAGCCTACTCTGCCACTGGATCACTGTCGGCTCCATAG